Below is a window of Dictyostelium discoideum AX4 chromosome 1 chromosome, whole genome shotgun sequence DNA.
attttattatttgtttaactaccaatttacctttttttattattttaattgtattataatctttaatctgtaataattatttgttttttaaaaaatgaaaatggtaatgCAAATTGAAATACtaactttattttaaaattttattattataattatagatACACATATCAAccacaataataaattaaatcttttttgtttgtgagtgataaaaaagtaaatgccccctctaaaaaataaaaaaaaaaaaaaaaaataattaaaaaaaaaaaaccaaaaccataaaaaaaaaaaaagatattttattattttatttttttttttggtttaaatccaaacctatttttttaattatatcacTACCACCCTTGCATTTatgattgatttaaaattttaactaAACTCCTTTATATAAAAGATctattttacaaaaataagGAATTTTAAACCCACACACAAAAATGAgtatgattatttttatttcatttttttaatatttattattttaattattatttatttataaaaaagaaaaaaaaaaaaaaaaaaaattaaaattaaataaaaataaccatTATTCTTGCTAGTGattatattatttcaattataaatatgtACATGTAatgtataataaatataaaataattttatatataaatataaatactttTAGACAAATACAATACttccaataaataaaaattttattattatttttattattattattattattattattatttttattatttatacttttGTAGTagttcaaatttaattaacaaatcaaaaaagattaaatattattattgtttactgataaataaaataaaataattttgtggtagttgtatatttttttttttttttttttttttttttttttttttttaaaaagtgaaaatatGTGTTGagggttttaattttttgttttgtttattttaggCGATAAATAGATTTCGATaattattggttttaatttgtttgtttgattttcttaaattttttattttaaataatttttttttttttttttttttttttttattttcttttttaataaattataaaatatataaaaataattgattttttctttattatttatttattattttaaagaagataaatatttactaaaataaagtaatttattattatttttaaaatagaatttaaataaattaaattaaaaataatttaatttaatttttaaaaaaaaataaaaaaaaaaaaaaaaaaaaaaaaaaccttttaaataaaaaaaaaaaaaaaacaacaagtatcaattaatttaaaatcaaatgacaATTTTAAGtaagattttataaaaaattattaaatttaatatcatcatcaataattgtaaattaaattaaataaatattaatttttttttatttttttttttatagaaacaataaataatctaaatatatttaattctaaaattaaaattaatataaatcaaaatgaaatCGCTTATGAATTAGAGCATAAATCAATCTATACTAAGAATTCATTCTCAAAAGCTGGTGATATTATGGATTTTTATTCATGGAGAGATAAAAACTATCCATATATTACAAgataattttgtaaaaaaaataaaggaaaaaaaaaaaaaaaaaaatttaaaattgtatatataataaataaaaaaaaaaaaatggaaatcattgttttaatgaaatcaaataataattaaataaatttacaaattaaatcattaaattaatactttaatttgtattaaaaaaaaaaaaatagatttttaaaaaaaaaaaaaaattaataaaaatataactattttatttaatctttattaaatctttatatattttattaaatctttattttcatctttattaaatctttaatttaatctttgttttgatttttttatattttatatttattaaatctttattttaatctttattaaatctttaattattcaataagtaaatttttttgtttaattttttctaatcaatttttttttttttttttttatttaaataaaaatgtttattaatttattttgtactttttttttcatgaaTATTTAAACAAATGAATGAGGTAACAATTCTGAAGAACTTGTTAAATTTGAACTTGATAATAAATCTTCATCATTGATTAAAAGTGGTGTTTCCATAAAGAAactatttgtatttgttgaaGAACCATTTATACAATCTATGATACCAAAACTATCCAAATTTGAGtttgttaataaattaaatgtatCATCTTTAATGGagcatttgttgttgttgttgttgttgttgttgttgttgttgttgttgttgttgatgttgttgttggtagcTGTTGTTCTATTGCTACTgcaattattaatagttaAAACATCTGTTGACATTTGAAGTGGAGACTCGATGGTTTCAATATCACTTCCACAATtactaccattattaatactactaCTGAAACTATCACAATTTGGATGAGGAGTATTTACTGATAATCCACTAAAACTATCAGTTGGACTAGATCCTGAATCAGATAATGTTGAATAATTTGAAGATGATTGATTATCATCAGAGTTTGGTGATAAATTCATTGGTACTTGAGAAGTAATTATTGTTGCTGTTGAtgttgtcgttgttgttgttgttcctaaaatttcattttcatttgtttgatttgaattattaattgataaattttgttgttgttcctcttgttgtttttgttgttcttgttgttgtttttgttgttcttgttgctgttgttgttgttgttgttgttgttgatgttgtttttgtgaattattttcttttataattgtttgatttgtatttacattatttttattattattgatgtggtgattattgatttttgtattattattattatttttattatttttattatttttatttttactattttttttattattattattatttttaatattagtagttttatttgaatttaaagaaactGAAGGAACATAAGGATTTTGATCATTTGGGCCagaaaaactattattttgaataacATATTGACCCAAACTTGAAGGCGAACCActtgaattatataaaacGTTTCCTTGCATTTCAAAGTTTGCTAAATTTGGTACAAAACCGTTTGAGTCTTGAGTACAATtggtggtattattattatatgggAAGATATCCATTGGTGATTCGAATTGGGGGAATCCACCATTTGTATTAATCGCACAATTTTGATTACCTGTTGAAACATTTTGGAatatattttgataataatgattttgttgatttaaaaatggttcttgattaatttgttgttgttgttgttggacttgttgttgttgttgtagctGTTGTTGGACTTGTTGGTGGACTTGTTGTTGAACTTGCTGAATTTGTTGCTGAATttgtttatcattattatttatgttgttgttgctgttgttattactaacattattatttatacaaGTGAAACCAAGTTGTTGGTTACTAAATAAATTTCCACCTCCGCCACCACTACtgccaccaccactattagTAATGGTACCACTACTACTCCCTAAAGAACTATTTAAAGATGTAccacaactactactactactaccagcACCACCAGAGCCACCAGAAGaacttaataaattattcttttCCATTATAGCTTGAACTTGTTCATTCAATTGAGGTTGTTCATGTTTAGTATGTGTTATTTTACctggttttgattttgactttggttttggtttagtttttgttgttttaattggtttaccagtgaaaaatgaatttgaaggTGTCATATATTCATGAAAGGTATGACTCTTTTTAGTATCACTAACTGGTGTACCAACATTATTGAGTGTACCATTGGTATAAACGATTGATGGTGCCACTTCTCCAAATACTTTAGAACGATGagtattatatttattatttctttttgatgGTGTAGTTATGTTTACTGCTGCTGCTGTATTGTTGGAAGTTGTGGTGGTAGATGTTAAATTTGGTAAAccttgattatttatttgttggtTTAATTGTGTAATtgtattattggtattattatttacatttgttgattgattaaatttaatattattcttTGTCAACTTTTGTTTCTTTGCATATGCTAAACCACATGCATTACAAAgtctattattattcaaaaattattaatatatatatatatatatatatatgttttctttttattaaataaattaaatacatACGTTGCAGGGCCTTCTGGACCTTTTCTCCATTCTGGAGTATTACTTGTATTACATTGATAACATTTTAAAGAGTCTTTATCAATGTTTGCGCTTCTTCTTCTATGTgtcttaaaaataaatagaaaaaaaaaatatatattaatattaatttatgttaaaataataataataataataatacatactCTTTTTATTGGTACATTCTCCAAAACTGTATACAAAGCACCATCTTTACCTGATGAAGTAACTGGAATTAAAACATCTTGAAATTGTTTTGGTGATTtaccattgttattattattattattattattattattattatttttagttgttGAATTACCAGCAgatgtagttgttgttgtagttattgttgttgttgtagttgcagctggtggtggtggtggtggtggaggtgAAGATTGAAATTTGGTATTTAATGGAGTTGGATATGTAGGAATTGAAAATGTTGGTATTGTAGTTTTTAAAGTTTGTGGTGAAAGATGTTCAGGTTGGAATAAAAGTGGTGATTGTAATTGTATTTCAATTGGATTAATTTCTgtatttgaatcaattgtGGTACTGGTGTTGGGGGTGGTGTTGGGGGTGGTGGTTAAAGGttgtaaaaatatatttggtGAGGTTGGACATTTTAAATCTGGTGAAAAATGTTTGATATCAACATTCATAATTTCATTGGTATTTACAATTGGAAAGActgaaaaattaacaaattcgTGTGTTCTTTGAATAGATGGAGAATCGGTTTTTCTACTTTTTAAATCCGATGACTTTGTTGTGGAAATGTCAGTTGGAAACTCTTGCGAGATTTGTTTACCTTCATGTAATTGataatccatttttttttatttttttaattttgttttttttttttttgtttatttaatttttaagttttgtataaattttttaattttatttttttttatattttttttatatttttttttttttaattggtaattttttttttaaaaaaatgttattattaataataataataaaaatgaaatattaaaataaaaaaaataaaaaaaatattaaaatttaaattatattggaattaatttaggaaaaaaaaaaaaaaaaaaatagtaaaaatgaaatattgaaaaaaaaaaaaaaaatgcgaattaaaattaaaaaaaaaatagtttcaaTGAAAGATTAAATTATGAAGAAAGAAGAGGTCcctatttgtttaaaaattttaaaattatttttttttattaaaggtttttttgagaaaaaaaaaaaaaaaaaaaaaaaaaaaaccagaagtttataaatataattgttttcttttgattaaaaaaaataataatttgatttatgaattttatttttggagtGATagatttggtttttttttatttatttattattattatataaataaataattgtttggtttttttttttaattattattattattattattattattattattattattattattattatttttaattatttttattattattatttaaataattgtttcgttttttttttttaattattatttttttttgttattttttttttttttttttaataaatattatttgttttaatggtacagttttaattattatgaaagttattattattactattgatttattataattataattgtaaccaataaagatttaaaaaaaaaaaaaaaaaatatttccaaaaaaaaaaaaataaaataaaataaattaaaataggaaaataattatttaaaaaaaaaaaaaattaaaattaaaataactaTGGTGTAaggttaattttttattattactacaaagtctttttattttgtgtATATGGactttggaaaaaaaaaaaaaaaaaaaaaaaaaagtttttttgaaaaatactATTTATTACTAAGGCTTAAAAATTcccaaaaaaagaattttaaaaaaaaaaaaaaaaaaaatatttacaaaaaatagttttttattttttatttttttttatttttttttttttttatttttttttaaattagaaaaaaaaaaaaaaataaaaaaaaaaataaaatgaaaaaaaaaaaaaaagagaaataaaaaaaaaaaaaaaaaaaaaaaataataaccttAAAGGTAtaatttttggttttaataatGTCGGCACCATAATGATTgattaaaaagttttaaaacaatattttattttatttggaaaatgatttattttaatttgatagAAAGTTAaaatttgggaaaaaaaaaaaaaaaaaaaaaaaaaaaagatacacaaatttaattacctttttttttttttttttttccaaattttaactttctattctttaatttttttttttttttttttttttatttattaatattattattattattatattattattattattatattattattatttaaaattgtatatttattaataattatggCAAAGATTGTAAGGACcaagtttatttatattattgtcGAGactatttaattaaaataatttaaaaaaaaaaaataaaaaataaaaattaaaaaaaaaaaaaaagggtaaaaaaaataaggatattttttttttgatttataaagagtctcaacaaaaaaaaaaaaaaataaaaaaaataattaaaaaaaaaaaagaaataaaaataaaaaattggatattgtttttttaaaataaaaaattcaaaaaaaaaataaaaaaacaaaaaataaaaaaaataaataatggtaaattaattttcaataatagaaaatttattatcaatattgaattaaaaaaggaatttatttttatttttattttttttttccaatgaTCACCGCACCTCAAAAACCTTTTTtcaattaccattattatatttttaaaaataaatctaaacaGAAAAGggtaaaatattgaaaattaaatgggataataaaagaagattttttaaaattaaaaattaaaaactaaaaaataaaaaataaaaaataaaataataaattgtaaattataatttgcaGAGGGAAAGGgttaatttgtttaataataataatttttttttttttttttttttttttttttttttttttttttttttttattttattttttactattttttattatttttaaattattttaaattaaaccTGGTAAAACGACATATGGAACTCTACGACAATATTCTTTCCATAACTCACCATATTTCTTTGAACATTTTTGATGATCTCTCCATTGACGATGAGAATTGAGTACAACCAAATAAATTggatataaataaacaattggaGTATTGAATAAACATGGGAATGAGAATGAGAATGCAACAATCCAATCACCAAGGTAATTTGGTTTTCTTAAAATACCCCAAAAACCTGATACCAATAATTTTCCAGCAATTGTTTCTGGTTTTTTACCccaaattaatgattttggaTTAGTTTTGAATTGATGTTTTTGTGAATTTGAactaaatagaaataaaataaaataaaataaaataaaataaaataaaataaaataaaataaaataaaataaaataaaataataataaaaaaattaatatttagatcatattttaaaaaaaataaaaaaaataaaacatacaTTCTAAAAACAGCAAAACCAATTGCGAAAATAgttgaaataataatcatttgaATTGGAGTTAAATGAATTCTATTGTAAAGTAAAAACCATGGTTGAACTGCAAACATGAAAcctattaaaataaaataaaataaaataaaaaattaattaataaattttgaattgaaaagagaaaaaaataaaaaaatataaaaaaaaacttacaaatCCAAACAAG
It encodes the following:
- the gtaE gene encoding GATA zinc finger domain-containing protein 5, whose amino-acid sequence is MDYQLHEGKQISQEFPTDISTTKSSDLKSRKTDSPSIQRTHEFVNFSVFPIVNTNEIMNVDIKHFSPDLKCPTSPNIFLQPLTTTPNTTPNTSTTIDSNTEINPIEIQLQSPLLFQPEHLSPQTLKTTIPTFSIPTYPTPLNTKFQSSPPPPPPPPAATTTTTITTTTTTSAGNSTTKNNNNNNNNNNNNNGKSPKQFQDVLIPVTSSGKDGALYTVLENVPIKRTHRRRSANIDKDSLKCYQCNTSNTPEWRKGPEGPATLCNACGLAYAKKQKLTKNNIKFNQSTNVNNNTNNTITQLNQQINNQGLPNLTSTTTTSNNTAAAVNITTPSKRNNKYNTHRSKVFGEVAPSIVYTNGTLNNVGTPVSDTKKSHTFHEYMTPSNSFFTGKPIKTTKTKPKPKSKSKPGKITHTKHEQPQLNEQVQAIMEKNNLLSSSGGSGGAGSSSSSCGTSLNSSLGSSSGTITNSGGGSSGGGGGNLFSNQQLGFTCINNNVSNNNSNNNINNNDKQIQQQIQQVQQQVHQQVQQQLQQQQQVQQQQQQINQEPFLNQQNHYYQNIFQNVSTGNQNCAINTNGGFPQFESPMDIFPYNNNTTNCTQDSNGFVPNLANFEMQGNVLYNSSGSPSSLGQYVIQNNSFSGPNDQNPYVPSVSLNSNKTTNIKNNNNNKKNSKNKNNKNNKNNNNNTKINNHHINNNKNNVNTNQTIIKENNSQKQHQQQQQQQQQQQEQQKQQQEQQKQQEEQQQNLSINNSNQTNENEILGTTTTTTTSTATIITSQVPMNLSPNSDDNQSSSNYSTLSDSGSSPTDSFSGLSVNTPHPNCDSFSSSINNGSNCGSDIETIESPLQMSTDVLTINNCSSNRTTATNNNINNNNNNNNNNNNNNNKCSIKDDTFNLLTNSNLDSFGIIDCINGSSTNTNSFFMETPLLINDEDLLSSSNLTSSSELLPHSFV